CTCGACATGGAGGGTGAGCACCGGATGGTGTTCGACGCGAAGGCGGTCGAGCAGATGGTCGAGTTCGCGATGCGGCGGATGTACGGCTGAGGGTTCCCCTCGCCCGCCTCTCTCCCCTTCTCTCCTGCTCGCTCCTGCTCTCTCCTCGTCCTCCTCCTTCCCCTCTCCCCTTCCTCTTCCTGGCTGATCCTGGGGCGTCCGGCGGATGCCTCATGCCCTTCACAGCCATGCCATAGGGTTCCCCCGCGCCACCGGCTCTGCGTGATCACCTCTCCACGGGAATGTCCTCCGGCCTTCCTTCGTTATGGGTGGCAGAAAGTTCAACGCTCAACTAAACTGGGACGCACGTCGCCCAAGGAGGTACGGACATGCCCGCAGTGACCGTCGAGAACCCGCTGACCCTGCCGCGCGTCACGGCATCGGCCGACGCGGTCGCACGTCCCGTCCTCACCGTCACGACCGCGCCCAGCGGTTTCGAGGGTGAGGGCTTCCCGGTACGCCGTGCGTTCGCCGGGATCAACTACCGCCACCTCGACCCGTTCATCATGATGGACCAGATGGGCGAGGTGGAATACGCGCCGGGCGAGCCGAAGGGCACCCCCTGGCACCCGCACCGCGGCTTCGAGACCGTCACCTACATCATCGACGGGATCTTCGACCACCAGGACAGCCAGGGCGGCGGCGGCACCATCACCAACGGCGACACCCAGTGGATGACGGCCGGCTCGGGCCTCCTCCACATCGAGGCGCCGCCGGAGTCGCTCGTCATGTCCGGCGGTCTCTTCCACGGCCTCCAGCTGTGGGTGAACCTGCCGGCCAGGGACAAGATGATGGCGCCGCGGTACCAGGACATCCGCGGCGGCCACGTACAGCTCCTGACCAGCCCGGACGGCGGCGCGCTGCTGCGTGTCATCGCGGGCGAGCTGGACGGCCACGCCGGACCCGGTATCACCCACACCCCGATCACGATGGTCCACGCGACCCTCGCGCCGGGCGCGGAACTCACTCTTCCGTGGCGTGAGGACTTCAACGGTCTCGCGTACGTCATGGCAGGGCGCGGTTCGGTCGGCGCCGAGCGTCGGCCGATCCACCTGGGCCAGACGGCGGTCTTCGGCGCGGGTTCCTCGCTGACGGTCCGCGCGGACGAGAAGCAGGACTCGCACACGCCTGACCTGGAGGTCGTGCTGTTGGGCGGGCAGCCGATCCGTGAGCCGATGGCCCACTACGGCCCGTTCGTGATGAACACCAAGGACGAGCTCCAGCAGGCCTTCGACGACTTCCAGAAGGGCCGGCTGGGCACGATTCCGGCGGTGCACGGGATGACGGCCGAGGGCATCTAGCCCTCCGGCCCGCCGAAAACCGATACGGTGTGACAAGGCCCGAAGCCGCAACGTTGGTTTGCGACTTCGGGCCTGTCTCATGTCACCTGACTACGGCAGCACGTAGACGGGCGCTCCGTCAGCGGAACACCCGGTCTGCCGCATACAGCCGCGCTTCAGCAGCATGCGCAGGCAGTCGTGGACGCGATCCTGCGACATACCGGTCCGGGCGGCGATCTCCTCGACGTGGTAGCGGGCCTCACCACGCGCCAGTGCCGGGGCGAGGACGGCGGCGACTGTGTGCACGTCATCTGTGACGAGGAGGTGCCTCTTCTTCCACGTGTCGAGAAGCTGCTGGGCAGTCAGTCCAGGCGCAGGGGCGCTGTGGCTGGGCCGCCTGAGGGCTTCGGCGATGTCCCTCAGCGCGTCGGCCATCCTGTTCTGACTGTCCGTGATCTGCCGAAGCAGGTCGTTGCGCTCCCCTGCGGCGGCTGCCAGCATCTCGTCCGCGTACAGGTTGCGCTCCTCGAGCCGCACGATGGCCTCGACGACCTGCTCGGGCATGACGTACGCGGTACCGACGGCGGGAGCGGGTTGTACGGGGGCCGGTTCCAGGGAGTAGGAGCCGTCGCGCTGGAGAGTGGCGATGACACCGGCGACCCAGGTTTTGAAGGGCTGGGCCTCCGGCTTGGTGCATCCGTTCACGAGCTGGATGAGTCCCTGGAGATTCACCATCTTCATGGACTTCTTGAGCCTGTGACCTGCAATGTTGCACGAAGCGTCGGCCGTACCGACGCTTCGTGCAAGATCGTCGAGGGATGTTGTGTGTTGTTCCGCAACACTCTGACGCAATGCGTCCCGGGTGTTGGCGTAGCCGAGTTGAGCCGCCACGTCCACGGCCGGGAACCAGTGTTCCCCGCCCGGCGTGGTCAGCCTCCGTACCCGCGCCCCCGTCGCCGCGAACACGAAGTCGTTGATGTCGATCGCGTCCTGCTGTGCCGCCGACCGGTCCGGCGGCTGTGTGTTGTTCTGCTCGTACATCGAGCATCACCTCCGCCACGAAAAATAGGCATATGCCACCGCAACTGGCCTCGTTGGCAAGGATGTTCACCCTTTAGGAGCGGACGTTCGATTCTGAGTCCGGGTCACGTGCCGTCACCCGGGCGGCCCGTCAGGTCAGGACAATCCGGCGCCTCCGTGATCCGCTGAACCCGTGCACCTGCTCCCCCTCCCCGCCCGCCGGTTCGCTGCCTGGTGTGCCGTGATTCTGCTTGCGGCGGGCGTCGGATACGTGGGGATCCGGCTGTGCGCCGAGTTGCGTACCGCGGTCACCCCCGTGTTGCTCGCGTTGCTCGGGACCGCGCTGCTCAGGCCGCTGTTCCGGAGGCTGGTGGAGGTGGGGGTGCCCCGGTCGGTGTCGGCGGGGGTGACGTGTGTCGCCGTCGTCGCCGTGGTCGGCGGGGCGGTGTACATCGTCGTCGCCGCGCTGATCGACAGCGGGGATCAGATCGTCGCCGCGCTCAGGTCGGCGGCGCGGGGTATCGCCGAGCACTTCGGGGCCGCCGGGACCTCGCTCGACGACCTCGCGTCCAACGCGAAGGAGCTGCTCACCAAGTTCGGAGGGACGGCCGCCTCCAATGTCATCAGCGGGGTGAGTGTCGTCGGCGAGAGCATCGCCATGGCCGTGCTCGCGCTGCTGCTCGTCTTCTTCTTTCTGCGGGACTCGCACCGGGCGATCGGCGCGCTGCGCTCCGTCGCTCCACGGGGTACCGGCGACACCCTGGAGGCCATGGCCCGGCGGGCCTTCCGGGCCGTGGAGGGGTTCATGCGGGGGACGACGTTCATCGCGTTCATCGACGCCGTGTGCATCACCGTCGGGCTGCTCGTCCTCGATGTGCCGGGGGCGGTCGGACTGGGCGCCCTAGTCTTCGTCGGGGCGTACATCCCCTATCTCGGTGCTTTCCTCTCCGGGGCCGTCGCCGTGCTGGTCGCGCTCGCAGACCGGGGTTTCGTCATCGCGCTGTGGGCGCTCGGGGTGGTGCTGGCGGTGCAGGTGCTGGAGGGGCATGTGCTTCAGCCGATGATCCAGAGCCGGACCGTGCAGATGCATCCGGCGGTGGTGATGGTGGCCATCACGGCCGGGGCGTCCGTGGCCGGGATCCTGGGCATGCTGCTCGCCGTCCCCGTGACGGCCGCCGCCTTCGGGGTCCTGCACGAACTGCGGACGCGTCACGGGGCTCCCGCGGAGGGCTCGCCGAACTCGTAGAGCTCGAACCAGATGCTCTTGCCCTCACCCCGCGGCGCGACCCCCCAGGTGTCCGCGAGCAGTTCGATGAGGACCAGGCCACGCCCCGAGGAGGCCAGTTCGCCGGGGCGACGCATGTGGGGGAGGTCGTCGCCGGCGTCGGTGACCTCGATGCGGAGCCGGCGTTCGCCGGGGGCGCCGGTGACCTCGGCGACGAGCAGCGCGTCCGCGTCGGTGTGGACGAGGACGTTCGTCAGCGTCTCGGAGACGAGCAGCACCGCCGAGTCGATCTGGTCCTCGCACGTCCAGTCGTGCAGCAGATCGCGCAGTTGCTGCCGGGCCACGGCGATCCGTTCGGGCTCGGCCTGCGCGACCGTCAGCATGGAGCGGCGCACGGGCCGCCGGACCGGCACGGGAGCCGCGCCCGGGCCGCAGCCGCCCTCGTCCTGGCGGCACAGGAGCAGCACGGCGATGTCGTCCTCGCGGCGGTCCGCGAGGGGGCCCGTGGTGTGGTGGGAGGAGGGGCCGTGCACCGCCTGGACCAGGGCGTCGGCCAGCTCCTCCAGATCGCCCTCGTGTGCCTCGAGGATCTTGCGGACGCGCCGCCAGCCGGTGTCGAGGTCATGGCCGCCGGTCTCCAGCAGGCCGTCGGTGCACAGCATCAGCGCCTCGCCGGGTTCCAGGGCGAGCCGGGTGGTGGGGTAGTCGGCGTCCGGGTCGATGCCCAGGGGCAGGCCCCCGGCGGTGGCGCGGACCAGCACGGTGCCGTCGGACATCCGGATCGTGGGGTCCAGATGGCCGGCCCGGGCGGCCTCCAGGACCCCGGTCACCGGGTCGACCTCGATGTACAGGCAGGTGGCGAAACGCGGATCGGCCCCGGCTCCGCCGTCCGTGTCGGTGAGGCCGTGGAAGAAACCGGAGGCGCGGGAGAGGACGGCGTCGGGGCGGTGGCCCTCGGCGGCGTACGCCCGTACCGCTATGCGCAGCTGGCCCATGAGCCCCGCGGCGCGGACGTCATGGCCCTGGACGTCGCCGATGACCAGGGCGAAGCGGCCCCTCGGCAGCGGGATCATGTCGTACCAGTCGCCGCCGACCTGGAGGCCGCCGCCGGTCGGTATGTAGCGGGCGGCGAGGGTCATGCCCGGTATCTCGGGGCCGAGGGTGGGCAGCATGGAGCGCTGGAGGCCGTCGGTCAGCTCGCGCTGGGTCTCCGCCAGGCCGGCGCGGGTGAGGGCCTGGGCGAGCATGCGCGCGACCGTCGTCAGCACGGACCGCTCGTCCGGGGTGAACGCCACCGGGTACGCGAAGGCGGCCATCCAGGCGCCCATCGTGCGGCCGGCCACCGTCAGCGGCAGGAACGCCCATGAGTGTCGCCCGAAGTGCGCGGCCAGCGGCCAGGTGAGCGGGTAGCGCTCCATGTACCGCTCGGGGGAGGACAGATACACGGCCCGTCCGGTGCGCACGACCTCGGCGGCCGGATAGTCCGTATGGATGGACATATGGCTGAAGGGGTCCTCGTCGCCGGACGGGTGTCCGTGGTGGCCGATGATCGTCAGCCGTTCGCCCTCCACGCCGAAGACGGCGAGTCCGTCCGGTGAGAAGCCCGGCATGGACAGGGCAGCCGCGACCCTCAGCACCTCCTCGGTGGACCGCGCCTCCGCCAGCGCCCGGCCCGCGTCCAGCAGGAACGCCTCGCGCGAGCGCCGCCAGTCGCCGGTGACGGCGGTCCGTCCCGCGGGGGTGCCCGGCGTCGGCTCGGTCACCTCCTGGAGGGTGCCGATCAGTTCGTACGCCTTCTTCACCGGGTCGAAGGACGGCCTGGAGCGGCTGCGCACGACCCGGACGACCCGTCCCCGGTAGTCCATGATCCGGATGCGTACCTCGGCGAGGGTGCCTTCGGCGACGGCGAGCTGGATCACCCCGGTGATCTCGTTCCAGTCGACGGGGTGGAGGCGGGCCCGGGTCTGGGCTTCGGTGAGGACCGTCTCCTCCTGGGGCAGCCCGAGCAGCCGGGCGGCCTCGGCGTCGACCGTGACCAGCCCGGTGGCGGTGTCCCAGTGCCACAGGCCGGTCGCGAGGGAGGCGAGGACCTCCCCCACGGCGGGCAACGGCTCGCCAGTGCGCATTGCCCCACTTTAGGAAGATGCGGCGGAGAAGTGCCACTGATCGCCGCACCGGTATTGAGGGGAGGTGATCAGTGACCGCCCGGTACCCTGGGGGTTGTTTCACGTGAAACACGCCCCCGATCCGCGAAGACTGGATGAACGACGATGCATCGGTACAGGTCCC
The sequence above is a segment of the Streptomyces asoensis genome. Coding sequences within it:
- a CDS encoding ATP-binding SpoIIE family protein phosphatase yields the protein MRTGEPLPAVGEVLASLATGLWHWDTATGLVTVDAEAARLLGLPQEETVLTEAQTRARLHPVDWNEITGVIQLAVAEGTLAEVRIRIMDYRGRVVRVVRSRSRPSFDPVKKAYELIGTLQEVTEPTPGTPAGRTAVTGDWRRSREAFLLDAGRALAEARSTEEVLRVAAALSMPGFSPDGLAVFGVEGERLTIIGHHGHPSGDEDPFSHMSIHTDYPAAEVVRTGRAVYLSSPERYMERYPLTWPLAAHFGRHSWAFLPLTVAGRTMGAWMAAFAYPVAFTPDERSVLTTVARMLAQALTRAGLAETQRELTDGLQRSMLPTLGPEIPGMTLAARYIPTGGGLQVGGDWYDMIPLPRGRFALVIGDVQGHDVRAAGLMGQLRIAVRAYAAEGHRPDAVLSRASGFFHGLTDTDGGAGADPRFATCLYIEVDPVTGVLEAARAGHLDPTIRMSDGTVLVRATAGGLPLGIDPDADYPTTRLALEPGEALMLCTDGLLETGGHDLDTGWRRVRKILEAHEGDLEELADALVQAVHGPSSHHTTGPLADRREDDIAVLLLCRQDEGGCGPGAAPVPVRRPVRRSMLTVAQAEPERIAVARQQLRDLLHDWTCEDQIDSAVLLVSETLTNVLVHTDADALLVAEVTGAPGERRLRIEVTDAGDDLPHMRRPGELASSGRGLVLIELLADTWGVAPRGEGKSIWFELYEFGEPSAGAP
- a CDS encoding BRO-N domain-containing protein; this encodes MYEQNNTQPPDRSAAQQDAIDINDFVFAATGARVRRLTTPGGEHWFPAVDVAAQLGYANTRDALRQSVAEQHTTSLDDLARSVGTADASCNIAGHRLKKSMKMVNLQGLIQLVNGCTKPEAQPFKTWVAGVIATLQRDGSYSLEPAPVQPAPAVGTAYVMPEQVVEAIVRLEERNLYADEMLAAAAGERNDLLRQITDSQNRMADALRDIAEALRRPSHSAPAPGLTAQQLLDTWKKRHLLVTDDVHTVAAVLAPALARGEARYHVEEIAARTGMSQDRVHDCLRMLLKRGCMRQTGCSADGAPVYVLP
- a CDS encoding pirin family protein, which produces MPAVTVENPLTLPRVTASADAVARPVLTVTTAPSGFEGEGFPVRRAFAGINYRHLDPFIMMDQMGEVEYAPGEPKGTPWHPHRGFETVTYIIDGIFDHQDSQGGGGTITNGDTQWMTAGSGLLHIEAPPESLVMSGGLFHGLQLWVNLPARDKMMAPRYQDIRGGHVQLLTSPDGGALLRVIAGELDGHAGPGITHTPITMVHATLAPGAELTLPWREDFNGLAYVMAGRGSVGAERRPIHLGQTAVFGAGSSLTVRADEKQDSHTPDLEVVLLGGQPIREPMAHYGPFVMNTKDELQQAFDDFQKGRLGTIPAVHGMTAEGI
- a CDS encoding AI-2E family transporter → MHLLPLPARRFAAWCAVILLAAGVGYVGIRLCAELRTAVTPVLLALLGTALLRPLFRRLVEVGVPRSVSAGVTCVAVVAVVGGAVYIVVAALIDSGDQIVAALRSAARGIAEHFGAAGTSLDDLASNAKELLTKFGGTAASNVISGVSVVGESIAMAVLALLLVFFFLRDSHRAIGALRSVAPRGTGDTLEAMARRAFRAVEGFMRGTTFIAFIDAVCITVGLLVLDVPGAVGLGALVFVGAYIPYLGAFLSGAVAVLVALADRGFVIALWALGVVLAVQVLEGHVLQPMIQSRTVQMHPAVVMVAITAGASVAGILGMLLAVPVTAAAFGVLHELRTRHGAPAEGSPNS